The genomic interval GGGCGTCAGGCGCCGGGCCACCTCCAGCGCCTGCATGTTCTGGTGCACCTGCTCGGGCCGCGAGGCGCCCGTGATGACCGTGCTCACATTCGGATTCTTCAGGCACCAGGCGATGGCCAGTTGCGCCATCGTGCAGCCCAGCTCTTCGGCGATCGGCATGAGCCGGCGCACCTTTTCGATCTGGCGCCGCCCCTCTTCGCTTTCCAGCCGTTTGCGCAGCCACTCGTAGCCCGGCAGGCTCATGCGGCTCCCCTCGGGAATGCCCTCGTTGTACTTGCCCGTCAGGATGCCGCTGGCCAGCGGGCTCCAGGTGGTCAGCCCCAGCCCATAGTCGCGGTAAAGCGGCGCGTACTCGCGCTCGACGCGCACGCGGTGAAACATGTTGTACTGGGGCTGCTCCATAGTGGGCGGAATCAGGTGCTCGCGGCGGGCAAACTCGTAGGCGTAGCGGATCTGCTCGGCGCTCCATTCGCTCGTGCCCCAGTAGAAGGCCCAGCCCTGATCCAGCACGTAGTTCATGGCCCAGACGGTCTCCTCGATGGGCGTCTCCGGATCGGGCCGGTGGCAGAAGATCAGGTCCACGTAGTCGAGCTGGAGCCGCTCCAGCGCCGCCTTTGTACCCTCGATGATGTGCTTGCGCGACAGGCCCACGTCGTTCGGCCCCTTGCCGCCCCAGAAGATCTTCGTGGAAATGACCAGGTCCGAGCGCTTCCAGCCGGAGCGCTTCAGAATGTTGCCCATCATGATCTCGGCCTTGCCGCCGGCATAAGCCTCGGCGTTGTCGAAGAAGTTCACGCCGGCTTCGTAGGCGGCGTGCATACACTCCTCGGCCAGTCCCTCATCGATCTGATCGCCAAACGTCACCCAGGCGCCAAAAGATAGCGCCGACACTTTCAGCCCGGAGCGTCCCAGATGCCGGTATTCCATCGTCCTGATCCTCGGGTTAGTGAACAGAAACAAACCCGTCGATCAGTTTGCAACGGCGCGGCCGTTTATGCAACCCCGTCGGCGGTCGTCGGGGCATTCGTAACGGCAAGTTCAAGAAGCGTGCGAAGCGTTTGCAGCAGGCGCCGGCGGATGGGTTGCGCTTCGCGGTAGAACTGCTCCTGCAATGCGCGGTAGCGGCGGCGTCCCTCGGGCGTCTCGATGGGGATGGGCTCCAGACCGTAGGCCCGCAGGTCGTAGGGGCTGGCCTGCATGTCGAGCGTGCGGATGCGGCAGGCCAGCAGAAAGGCGTCTGCGATCAGATCGCTACCCACCCAGGGGTAAAACTTGTAGGCCCAGCGGTAGAGGTCCATGTTGGCGTGCAGGCAGCCGGGCTGCTCCAGCTCGTGGATGGTGTCGCGGGTGGGCTGAAAGCGGTTGAGCGGACGCGC from Rhodothermus marinus carries:
- a CDS encoding potassium channel beta subunit family protein yields the protein MEYRHLGRSGLKVSALSFGAWVTFGDQIDEGLAEECMHAAYEAGVNFFDNAEAYAGGKAEIMMGNILKRSGWKRSDLVISTKIFWGGKGPNDVGLSRKHIIEGTKAALERLQLDYVDLIFCHRPDPETPIEETVWAMNYVLDQGWAFYWGTSEWSAEQIRYAYEFARREHLIPPTMEQPQYNMFHRVRVEREYAPLYRDYGLGLTTWSPLASGILTGKYNEGIPEGSRMSLPGYEWLRKRLESEEGRRQIEKVRRLMPIAEELGCTMAQLAIAWCLKNPNVSTVITGASRPEQVHQNMQALEVARRLTPEVMERIEAILENRPEPEINWRER